CGCCGAGGTCAACGTTACGCCCCACAATCTAGGCGACCCGCTCGCTGGAATGATCTATTCGGACATGACCTACCTCTGCCCGGACGTGCATAACGAGCGCCCAGGGGCTTTCGCGAATCCGATTATCGCAAGCCTTGTAACCGGCGGCGCTCGCCTCATGCTCGCATTGCTCGAACAAGAAGTTGCCGCAGGTAATGGGGTTTTCGCATTTTGTGATACGGACAGCCTCGGAATCGTATGCGGCGAGGAATGCCCAAGCAACGTGGCTTCGCTTCAAAGGCCAAGCATCGGCGAAATCGTGATGAGATTCGATGCGTTGAATCCTTACAATCCTGACACCGTTCCCCATTTGCTGAAGGTTGAGTACGAGGAGACGCTCGATCTTCGCTGCTTTGCGATATCTGCAAAGCGGTATGTGCTATTCCGGGTTCGACCCGGCGGGCGGATCGAGATTATTAAGGCCTCCGAAAGTGGCCTCGGTGCAATCATCGGACGTTCACGAGAGGAGACAACGAAGAAGCTAGCACGTCGCGTCTGGCTTTCGATCCTGCTCCATGAGCTTCCAGGTATTAGCCCTAGGCAGCAGCGTCGGGCTCTGCCACTCATCGCCTTCGATGTTCCGCTGCGGCGCAAGTTTCCCGTCAGTCAACCGTCTGTCTTGAAGCGCTTCGAGTCCTACAACCGTGGCCGAAGCTACGACTCACGAGTAAAGCCGTTCGGCTTCGTGCAATCCGTGACACCAGCATTCCTAACTAGTTCGCACGACGTGCTTCCAATCGCACCATTCGAACGCGAGCTTGCAAAGTCGCGTAACGTGCCGTGGGTTGACTTTCGTACGAGCCGGAAATTGGTTTTGGATTGGAGCGGAGAGCACCATGCTGGTACGATTCCGGTCCTGCGGATGGACGAATACATTCGGGAGTACCGCTGCCATCCGGAGGGTAAGGCGGCTGATTTGAACGGCAATCGGGCGGGGTCAGACGCCAGGGGCGTGCTTCGAAGGCTTTCCGTGAGCTCCGTTTACCTCGCGCGTATCGGAAAGGAAGTGGATCGGCTCGATGAGGACGAAGGTGCCTCGCTCGACGGAGCGGAGCCCCAAGAGTACCTCGGAGCAGTCCGCCAAGACTTGGCGAGCGATATCGCCTTCCTCGCTGGTTTTCCGCAAGAACTCACGGCTGTCGATATTGGCTTATCGCCGCGACGCTGGCGCGAAATCGTGAAGGGCCGCGCTCGCCCGCGCACTTGCAATGCAAGATCGATTGCGCGAGTTGCAGCACAGTACCGGAGCGTCCGGTAAGGACCCCAGTCCAGGACCGCTGGTTCACCGCGTGGCGCCTTTCACTTGACGATAGTTGGCGTCTAGACGCTCACCCATTTCCAGGATCGCGGCTATTCGCCGAGCTATCTGAGTGAACTGTCGCGCTTCATCAATGTCGAGGACCCGGTGCAAGGCAGCCTGTTCCCGGTAACTAAGCCACTTCTTGAGCACCTGATAACCCGCTACTGAATACTGCCAAACCTCGCGAGGCACACCTTTGAAGCACACGTTCTCGTTAATGTAAATGTCAAGAACGATGTTGCCTGCGGCGATTTTGATTTGTTCTTCGTCCTCGGTTTCCACCGCCTTCCCGTCCTCCCAGACAACGATTTTGCCCCGTCCTCCGGTAATCCCATTCTTGCTAACACGTCCCCATCCAGCATTTACCAAAAGGTCATCTTCCGTGACGGCATCGCCATTTGTTTTCGTCAGGGTAGCCACGGAAGACAAGTCCTTGGCTACCTTTCCCCGCGATACGCCGTCAACTTCTTGGTCAAGGTCCGTCATTGTGGCGATCTGTTGACCGAGCATGGCGGATGACACAAGCATTTCGCGCGAGCGCGGTAGTGGGAAGCGCGGAGCTTGCACGGCCAAATCGTCGGCGTTTTCGGCCATGTACTGAGCAGAGTTTGCTATCGCGACAAAATGATACCAAATGAGGTCAGCTTCACCTTTAGCGATCTGGTCGCTCGAATAGCCTAAGGTTTTAAGATATTCTACTGCCGCATCCGAGAGGTTTGGGTGACTGTCATCGAAGAGTTTAACGTGGCCGCCGCGCTCGTCGCTGGTCGTATACTGCAGTGGGATGAAATAGGCGTCTTTGTGCATCGCATGTTGGTCGCCGATATCCCTAGATGCGAGCAAAGGTACTCCATCGTTTGGTTCGACCGCGTTTTTGCGATAAACTATGAACACGGTCTGGTGTCCCAGGGTTCGGACAAGCTGAGGTCGCCATTCGTTCCAAAGCTTATGTCCCGCGACATATGCCCACCGTTTATCGAATGGATGGTACAAGAAGCGATGGACGGAGGACACAGAAAATCCCAGGCCTCTCATCGCAGTCTGCACAGATTGGGCGTCAAAACGAGCAGCGTCGCTTAGTAAGCCCGCTCCGCCTAACCTTCGCAACGTTGCAGCATCGGAGCCTTCAAAATACGCCCTCATGCGCTCAATGAGCGTGTCACGCTGAACGTCCATGAGGGCTCCCTTCCGGTTTTCGTTGAGGCCGAGGGACGCCGGTAGTTTACAGATATCTTCTATGCTAGGCCACTCTCGATACTCTGGTAATGCAGCGGCTGGCTTGAGGGAATAGTAACGGCTCCGCTCTGGTTTGACAACCACATATTCGCTATCGGGATTAGAGTCTGACAATGAATGAACCATGTGCTGGCGTCGAGCTTCAGCGCGCGAATCATTGAAGTCATCCCGGTAGAGCACAACAGGCTCTTCCAGGTGCTCCCGCGAGCGCTTAAGCCATAGGGAGACGACGACACCCTGGCGGATTCCCCGAGAGAACCCCTCCAAAGCAAAGATCGTTTCGCTCGATTTACGATCCGGTCCGTACTCGGATATCTGTCGATTTCCGTGGAGATTGTCGATCCAGAACTGGTCGAAATGACTTAGCAGGCTTTGCCGAACGGGGGCAGCGGTCTTGTGATTTACCCATGAGTAGTTTGATACATAGCAAACGATGCCGCGATATGGCTCATGTTGCGAGATTCGATTCTCTGCGATGCGAAAGAAACGAATATAGGGGTCGTCCAGCTTGTTCTTGGTGAAGCCCCATTCTTTTAAGCCCTCTTTGTACGGATCGATAAGGCCCTGCTCTTCTTCAGGACTTACTCCGGAAAAGCCATCGTAGGGCGGATTGCCAATGATTACGATGATGGGAGTGTCACGCTTGACGCGGTTAGCAGCATCGCGTTCTTCAGCGAACTGGGGGAACGGAAGAAGAAGTTTCGTGTCGTCTTCGACTCGCCACCCCGTGAGAGCGTTGCTGAGATAGACTTGCGCCCGTTCCTCCCGGTTGCCACTTTGTTTCAGCGGGGCACCGATAGATTGCAGCAACAAGCCCACTTGAAGATGCGAGACGACAAATGGAGCTGGAATTAGCTCGAAGCCAAAAATCCTTGTGAGTGCTATTTTCTTGAGCTTCAAGGCTGCCGAAGCATCTTTTCCGACACCTAGATGTTCACCTATTTTGCGCAGGGCAGCTACGAGAAACGAGCCGGTACCGGCGCAAGGGTCTAGGAGATAGACGCGCTGGTCCGCCAAGCCGTCAGCTAAGTCTAGCTCCTCACGCAAGACCCGATCTACGCGGGCTACCATATATTCAACAATTTCAGGAGGCGTAAACCATACACCCATCTTTTTTCGTAGCACCGGATCAAACTTTTGCAGAAACGGCTCGTAAAAGTGCTGGACGGTACGGCCTGTATCGAAGGCTTTGAAGAACTGCCTCCGATCAACGCGGTTTAGAGCGTCCGCCACCGCATCAAGAATGGGGGCCATCCGCAGCGGGCCTAACATAGATGGTGTAGCGATTTGTTCAAAGAGCGAGCGAACCATCGGCACGTGAAGATGCCACGCAGCATCGTGCCATCGAAACTTGTCGCTTGCCTTGCGTTGCGGGTCCTTTGACCAAAGTACCCACGCGGAGAATACGCCGTAGAACAAAGTCTGTATCAGCGTGGAATGGAAGAAGTGGTCGCCATCCTCGCCTTTGAACTTCAACCCAAGAGATTTTTCCAAGGCGTCGCGGACCGCGAGAAGGCCCGGTGGGTCTGCCATTGGCATCCGTTCTGCGGCTTCGCGTGCGAATGATGCAAGTAGCATTGCAATGTCGTGCGCCTCTCGCAATGGCGCGCCCCGGAGTAGGACCCGGACTAGAAAGTCTTCAAACTGCTCGGCTATTGCCTTATCGGATTTTGTCGCTTCGTTGACGAGCTTCCAAAAGGCAGGCTCATCATCCGCGAGTGAGAGAGAATCGACTACCCGACGACCTTCAGCGTCATCAACAACTAACGCAAATGATCGAAGGTTGGTAAGGAGCACTTGCCCATAACGTTTCGAGTAGCTCTTCGCCTGTTCCGACTTGAAAATGGCGTCAATGTCCTGGCTCGGACCTTTTACTTCGATTGCGCCGCGCCCCGGGATACTAGATGCAAGAACGTTAGACGACCGACGACGTACCTGGTCGGCTGTAAACAGGCCCCCATCGGGCAATCCGGCCCCCGTATTGCGTATATTCATTACGGGCTTAACCTGGGGCTCCAGGCGCGAGCCAATCTGTTCGAAAAGCTCAGACAATGCCGGATAGTAGGAGAGTTCATCAACGGCGTGTCCGGACGCCCGTATATCTGCTACCTTTGCAAGATACCGCTTCAAAGCGGCTCCTCGCGTCGTTGGCATGCTACCCCGCTTCACCGCAACCTGGGCGGTTGCCGTACATAATGGCGGCCTACGAAGCCATTTTGCGGACCAGGTTCGCACCGGCTGCAAGGTCTGCCTGCGAATGAGGAAAGGCTCGGCTATGATACGGCCTTCCGCGAGACCGCAGCGGCGGTTCTGCTATATGAGCGAGTATCGAGGCCCTAGAGGCTTCGCGCGCCTAGCCGACGGACTTCCGACTCAGGAGCGTCGCAGCATCGCTGCGAAGCGCATCTGCCACTTTGCATAGCGTCGCAATGGTCACGTTGAGCTCTCCGCTTTCGATCTTTTGGTAGTGTCTCGTAGCGATCCCGAGGCGCTCGGCGACCTCTTCCTGCGAGAGTCCAAGAGCTGAGCGCTGCCGCCGGAGATTGGATCGAAAAGCCTTGATCGTCGCCGTGTAGCTCTTGCTCGGCACGAGCCGAGTCTAGACGAAGGCCCAGCCTCTCACCACGCCAATATAATGGCGTCATGTCCACGAAGCGTCGGATCGCTAAGAAAAGCCGATCAGGCGGCACTCGAGACTCCATGGGGCTCACAGCGAAGCCTTGCTTATCGGCGCGCGACGAACAATGGGTGACCAAAACGGATATCATCCGCTTTCGCGCCTGCCCCTATGCATTTTTTCTTGTAGATCGGGGCTATGTTTCGCTTGAGCAGTTAGGTGGAGAGTTTAATAACGAACTTATACAAGCGGGAAGAGATTTCGAACGAACAGTTAGGGCGTCGGCTGTACCCCTTCCAATACCCTCCGAGTTAACGTACGATGTGCTGCCAACCTTGTTTTCGAAACCGTGCGTCCTCTTTGGGTTACCGATGCTCGAAAACGTCAAGCTGAAAATTTATGGTAAACCTGATGGAGTGAAGACAGAAGGTGGGAAACTCATTCCCATCGAGATTAAGTCGCATGCAAGTGTTCGCCGCGAAGACCGGCTTGAATTGGCGTTTTACCACACGCTCTTAGAGCCATATCGAACCATGCGCTCGGAGCCGAGAGGAATGCTCATCCTCCGAACGGCATTCGGTGAAGAGCAGATTGTAATAGAGCTACGCGAGCAAGACTTCGAGGTCGTACGGGGACTAGTGAAAGACGTTCGGCGTGCTCGTCGCGATGGTGTCACGCCACGTGTTTGCGCATGCGAAGTTTGCGCTACCCGACCAGAAGTCGACGAATACATTAGAGAGCGTAAAGGGACAACTTTGATCTACGGCGTGCGAGCCTCACGCGCCCGTGCTTTGGCGAACCTTGGCATCTCGTCTTTGGAGCACATTCGAGATTGCGATCCAGAGAGTGTATCGCGCGATCTTCGGCCACATCGCCACTTCGTGTCTGAATCAACTGTGCGTTCCTGGAAGCACCACGCGGCGAGCTACTTTAGCGAAGGCCCAGTTTTATTCGGTCAAACACCTCTCGACTTTTCATCTTTCATCGCGGTCGATCTCGAATATATTGCAGCGGAGCCGGGATGGATTTATCTCATCGGACTGTCTCTAGTCACCGAGAGCAGAACGAACATTCTTCAATGGTGGGGCAATGGCCCAGCGGAGATTAGAGCCAACCTTCGCCGACTAGGCGATCAAATCGCACAACACCCGAACCTTCCGGTCGTTACGTGGGCCGGTGGAAGCGCAGAAATTCCGGAGCTCAAAAAGGCCGCCGACAGGTATGGGTTGGACGATGTCTTGCAAGCATTCCTTGACCGACACCTGGATATGTTTCACTACGCCGAACGGAACGTCCGTCTCCCGATTCCAACCCTCGATCTTAAGAAGGTTTCGGCTTTCTTTGGCGTGCCCCGCAGAAGCACGATCAACGGAGGGATGGAGGCAGAGGCGCTCTATCGACGCTTCAAGAGTTCGCGCAGTCGTGCCGCGAGGAGCCGAATTAAGGAATCGCTTCTTGAATACAATGGCGACGACTTGCGCGCTGTGTCCGAGATCACTTACCGAATGAGAAAACTGAGCGCCGAGGCGCGCGGTGAGAACGTAGCCATTGAACCATAGCGATTCAGTTTAGCCAGCCCGCGACCCCTGAATCGGACGTTGTGGCCCCTTGTGTACTATCCCGCGGCATAATCCAGTGTATTCATCAGGCATTGAATCATACCGAGTTGCCGGTCGGAAAGGCGCTATGTGCAATTTGCCGACCGAGCCGGGCGTATTGACGATCGTCGTTGGCGCAACGGCTGAGCCCTTCGAATTAAGGCGTTAGCTTGAATACCGTACCGGCGTTATCGGCGCCGCCGTCGTACGTCGTGCCGTAAAGCGTGGCGTTTGAGTTCGCGAGACCGTCGTAGGGATGCGCACCGTCGGCCGGGCCGCCTTTAAATGCGTAGACGACGTGCTCGGTGCCGCCGGGCGTGACGCTGTAGACGGTGCCGTTTCGCGGTGTTCCGCCTTCGTACGTCGTGCCGTACAGAAGGCCGCCCACCTCGACGAGCCCCGCGTACTGCGGATGCGCGCCGTCGGCGTTCGGTTTGAACTTGTGGAGGATTGTTTCGGTGCCGCCCGGGGTGACTTTGAAGACGACGCCCCAGCCGGAGCCGATTCCGCCTTGGTAGGTCGTACCGTAGAGCGCGCCGTTGTAGGCGAGGAGCTTGGCATAGGGATACTGTCCGTCGGGGGCGCCTTTGAAGCTGTAGACGACGTGCTCGCTGCCGCCAGTTGACACTTTGTAGACGGTGCCGTTGCCTTTGGTGCCGCCCTGCTCCGTCGTGCCATAGAGCATTCCGTTGTAGACGATCAGACCGGCGTAGGGATGCGCGCCGTCGTGCGTGCCGTCGTCGTTGGCTTTGAAGCGGTAGATCACTGTTTCGGCACCCGAGAGGCTTACGCGAAAGACGATGCCCCAGCCGTAACCGCCGCCGCCCGTATACGTGGTTCCGTAGAGCTGCCCGCCATCGGCAATGAGGCGCCCGTAGGGATAGACACCGTCGTTTCCGCCCTTAAAGCTGTAGAGAACTTTTTCGACGCCGGTCGTGCTGACTTTGAAGACCGTTCCGCTGCCGCTGGTTCCGCCTTGGTACGTGGTGCCGTAGAGCGTGCCGTTGACGCCGGTGAGGCCGGCGTAGGGATGCGCGCCGTCGCTGTTGGCTTTGAACTTGTAGATGACGTGCTCGGCACCGTCGGGCGCAACTTTGAATACGGTGCCCCAGCCGCCCGACGTGCCGCCGCCGTACGTCGTGCCGTAGAACGTGCCATTAATCTCGGTTAACCCGGAGATCGGATTTGCGCCATCGATGCCCGCTTTAAAGCTATAGATCTGCTGGTAACGGTTGCCGGCGAGCGGCTGCTCCCGCTGCGCGAGTTGTTCGTTCGGATACGGCGTAAAGCCGATGCCGTGCGAGCAGCCGGCGAGAACCCCAAAACAAATAAGAAGACGGAGAAGCGTGGAGGCGTTCGGCATGCTGGGCGGTTTGCGGTTTTTGGTGGGGCATCCTTCGACGGTCCTTCGACAGGCTCAGGATGACACGCGAAAAGCGATGCGAGGCTATGCGCTCTTGTGGCGGGTGA
This genomic stretch from Candidatus Cybelea sp. harbors:
- a CDS encoding type ISP restriction/modification enzyme produces the protein MKRYLAKVADIRASGHAVDELSYYPALSELFEQIGSRLEPQVKPVMNIRNTGAGLPDGGLFTADQVRRRSSNVLASSIPGRGAIEVKGPSQDIDAIFKSEQAKSYSKRYGQVLLTNLRSFALVVDDAEGRRVVDSLSLADDEPAFWKLVNEATKSDKAIAEQFEDFLVRVLLRGAPLREAHDIAMLLASFAREAAERMPMADPPGLLAVRDALEKSLGLKFKGEDGDHFFHSTLIQTLFYGVFSAWVLWSKDPQRKASDKFRWHDAAWHLHVPMVRSLFEQIATPSMLGPLRMAPILDAVADALNRVDRRQFFKAFDTGRTVQHFYEPFLQKFDPVLRKKMGVWFTPPEIVEYMVARVDRVLREELDLADGLADQRVYLLDPCAGTGSFLVAALRKIGEHLGVGKDASAALKLKKIALTRIFGFELIPAPFVVSHLQVGLLLQSIGAPLKQSGNREERAQVYLSNALTGWRVEDDTKLLLPFPQFAEERDAANRVKRDTPIIVIIGNPPYDGFSGVSPEEEQGLIDPYKEGLKEWGFTKNKLDDPYIRFFRIAENRISQHEPYRGIVCYVSNYSWVNHKTAAPVRQSLLSHFDQFWIDNLHGNRQISEYGPDRKSSETIFALEGFSRGIRQGVVVSLWLKRSREHLEEPVVLYRDDFNDSRAEARRQHMVHSLSDSNPDSEYVVVKPERSRYYSLKPAAALPEYREWPSIEDICKLPASLGLNENRKGALMDVQRDTLIERMRAYFEGSDAATLRRLGGAGLLSDAARFDAQSVQTAMRGLGFSVSSVHRFLYHPFDKRWAYVAGHKLWNEWRPQLVRTLGHQTVFIVYRKNAVEPNDGVPLLASRDIGDQHAMHKDAYFIPLQYTTSDERGGHVKLFDDSHPNLSDAAVEYLKTLGYSSDQIAKGEADLIWYHFVAIANSAQYMAENADDLAVQAPRFPLPRSREMLVSSAMLGQQIATMTDLDQEVDGVSRGKVAKDLSSVATLTKTNGDAVTEDDLLVNAGWGRVSKNGITGGRGKIVVWEDGKAVETEDEEQIKIAAGNIVLDIYINENVCFKGVPREVWQYSVAGYQVLKKWLSYREQAALHRVLDIDEARQFTQIARRIAAILEMGERLDANYRQVKGATR
- a CDS encoding ribonuclease H-like domain-containing protein; the protein is MGLTAKPCLSARDEQWVTKTDIIRFRACPYAFFLVDRGYVSLEQLGGEFNNELIQAGRDFERTVRASAVPLPIPSELTYDVLPTLFSKPCVLFGLPMLENVKLKIYGKPDGVKTEGGKLIPIEIKSHASVRREDRLELAFYHTLLEPYRTMRSEPRGMLILRTAFGEEQIVIELREQDFEVVRGLVKDVRRARRDGVTPRVCACEVCATRPEVDEYIRERKGTTLIYGVRASRARALANLGISSLEHIRDCDPESVSRDLRPHRHFVSESTVRSWKHHAASYFSEGPVLFGQTPLDFSSFIAVDLEYIAAEPGWIYLIGLSLVTESRTNILQWWGNGPAEIRANLRRLGDQIAQHPNLPVVTWAGGSAEIPELKKAADRYGLDDVLQAFLDRHLDMFHYAERNVRLPIPTLDLKKVSAFFGVPRRSTINGGMEAEALYRRFKSSRSRAARSRIKESLLEYNGDDLRAVSEITYRMRKLSAEARGENVAIEP
- a CDS encoding choice-of-anchor tandem repeat GloVer-containing protein, coding for MPNASTLLRLLICFGVLAGCSHGIGFTPYPNEQLAQREQPLAGNRYQQIYSFKAGIDGANPISGLTEINGTFYGTTYGGGTSGGWGTVFKVAPDGAEHVIYKFKANSDGAHPYAGLTGVNGTLYGTTYQGGTSGSGTVFKVSTTGVEKVLYSFKGGNDGVYPYGRLIADGGQLYGTTYTGGGGYGWGIVFRVSLSGAETVIYRFKANDDGTHDGAHPYAGLIVYNGMLYGTTEQGGTKGNGTVYKVSTGGSEHVVYSFKGAPDGQYPYAKLLAYNGALYGTTYQGGIGSGWGVVFKVTPGGTETILHKFKPNADGAHPQYAGLVEVGGLLYGTTYEGGTPRNGTVYSVTPGGTEHVVYAFKGGPADGAHPYDGLANSNATLYGTTYDGGADNAGTVFKLTP